From the Bubalus kerabau isolate K-KA32 ecotype Philippines breed swamp buffalo chromosome 2, PCC_UOA_SB_1v2, whole genome shotgun sequence genome, one window contains:
- the KBTBD11 gene encoding kelch repeat and BTB domain-containing protein 11, giving the protein MESPVVPCVLYPGDGACGQAGGRGGAPEAPGEGSLQPPDAAEGEGAASPAQTPCSLSASLCFSSGDDSPPQSRASSAAEDAAASPPSCCSGRRVVERQWGVGSSGAASPEEPVSPEDSASPEEPAFPGERQPTEEPASPEEPADPAPVPPGVGPEHGEPDLLIEVSGRRLRAHKAVLAARSDYFRARASRDVLRVQGVGWAALRLLLAYAYSGRMAGVRPDNVADVVAGARRLQLPCAAQRATDAVAPQLSLANCFEVLSAAKRQRLAELREAAYRFMSDHYLEVLREPAVFGRLSGAERDLLLRRRLRAGRTRLLAAALGPAGERAGSRPQSPSGDAEGRGEAAVYCFHEAAGEWRELTRLPEGAPARGCGLCVLYNYLFVAGGVGPAGPDGRARPSDRVFCYNPATDCWSTVRPLRQARSQLQLLALDGHLYAVGGECLLSVERYDPRADRWAAVAPLPRGAFAVAHEATTCNGEIYVSGGSLFYRLLKYDPRRDEWQECPCSSSRERSADMVALDGFIYRFDLCGARGDAPAAVPAGGVSVLRYHCLAKQWSRCASHLRPPGAPSGLQPFRCAALEGTIYCVSRAGTWRFVPPAEDEPGAGDAGLEGSFELQSLQTPADARGLLFPFVLNLPEEKPDRGEEGAV; this is encoded by the coding sequence ATGGAGAGCCCGGTGGTCCCCTGCGTCCTCTACCCGGGCGACGGGGCGTGCGGCCAGGCCGGAGGCCGGGGCGGCGCTCCCGAGGCTCCGGGAGAGGGCAGCCTGCAGCCGCCGGACGCGGCCGAGGGGGAGGGCGCGGCGTCCCCGGCGCAGACACCCTGCAGCCTCAGCGCGTCCCTGTGCTTCAGCTCCGGGGACGACTCCCCGCCGCAGTCTCGCGCCTCCTCCGCGGCGGAGGACGCAGCGGCCTCGCCGCCCTCGTGTTGCAGCGGCCGGCGGGTGGTGGAGAGGCAGTGGGGCGTCGGCAGCTCGGGCGCCGCGTCCCCGGAGGAGCCAGTGTCTCCGGAAGACTCCGCGTCCCCCGAGGAGCCCGCGTTCCCCGGGGAGCGCCAGCCGACCGAGGAACCCGCATCCCCGGAGGAGCCCGCGGACCCCGCGCCCGTGCCGCCCGGCGTCGGCCCGGAGCACGGAGAGCCCGACCTGCTCATCGAGGTCTCGGGCCGCCGGCTGCGGGCGCACAAGGCTGTGCTGGCGGCGCGCAGCGACTACTTCCGCGCGCGCGCGTCCCGGGACGTGCTGCGGGTGCAGGGCGTGGGCTGGGCGGCGCTGCGGCTGCTGCTGGCCTACGCGTACAGCGGGCGCATGGCGGGCGTGCGCCCCGACAACGTGGCCGACGTGGTGGCCGGCGCGCGCCGCCTGCAGCTACCCTGCGCCGCGCAGCGCGCCACCGACGCCGTGGCGCCGCAGCTGAGCCTGGCCAACTGCTTCGAGGTGCTGAGCGCGGCCAAGCGGCAGCGGCTGGCCGAGCTGCGCGAGGCCGCCTACCGCTTCATGAGCGACCACTACCTGGAGGTGCTGCGCGAGCCCGCAGTCTTCGGGCGCCTGTCGGGAGCCGAGCGCGACCTGCTGCTGCGCCGCCGCCTACGCGCCGGCCGCACCCGCCTGCTGGCTGCTGCTCTCGGGCCGGCCGGGGAGCGCGCGGGCAGCCGGCCACAGAGCCCGTCAGGGGACGCGGAGGGCCGCGGCGAGGCCGCCGTCTACTGTTTCCACGAAGCGGCTGGCGAGTGGCGCGAGCTGACACGGCTGCCGGAGGGCGCGCCGGCGCGGGGCTGCGGCCTCTGCGTGCTCTACAACTACCTCTTCGTGGCCGGAGGCGTGGGGCCCGCGGGCCCTGACGGCCGCGCCAGGCCCTCCGACCGGGTCTTCTGCTACAACCCGGCCACTGATTGCTGGAGCACTGTGCGGCCGCTGCGCCAGGCACGCTCCCAGCTGCAACTGCTGGCCCTGGACGGCCACCTGTACGCCGTGGGCGGCGAGTGCCTGCTCAGTGTGGAGCGCTACGACCCGCGCGCCGACCGCTGGGCCGCCGTGGCCCCGCTGCCCCGGGGCGCCTTCGCCGTGGCCCACGAGGCCACCACGTGCAACGGCGAGATCTACGTGTCCGGGGGCTCGCTTTTCTACCGCCTGCTCAAGTACGACCCGCGGCGTGACGAGTGGCAGGAGTGCCCGTGCAGCAGCAGCCGCGAGCGCTCGGCCGACATGGTGGCCCTGGACGGCTTCATCTACCGCTTCGACCTGTGTGGGGCCCGCGGCGACGCGCCGGCGGCCGTGCCGGCCGGGGGGGTCAGCGTGCTCCGCTACCACTGCCTGGCCAAGCAGTGGAGCCGCTGCGCCTCGCACCTGCGGCCCCCGGGCGCGCCCTCGGGCCTGCAGCCTTTCCGCTGCGCCGCGCTGGAGGGCACCATCTACTGCGTGAGCCGCGCGGGCACCTGGCGCTTCGTGCCGCCCGCTGAGGACGAGCCTGGCGCCGGCGACGCGGGCCTCGAAGGCAGCTTTGAGCTCCAGTCTCTCCAAACCCCGGCGGACGCCCGGGGCCTGCTCTTCCCCTTCGTGCTCAACTTGCCGGAGGAGAAGCCGGACCGAGGGGAGGAGGGCGCTGTGTAG